Genomic segment of Kibdelosporangium phytohabitans:
CGAGGTTGCTCGCCGCGCAGCGCGGCGCTGATGTACGGCGGGATATGGAAGAACGGTGACTCGGGGTCGACAAGCGGGCCCCAGATGGTCCCGATCCGCAGCACGACCGGCTGGACGCCGCTGCCCCGCAGGCTGTGCGTGGTCAGTGGTTCGACGGCCTTCTTGAACGCGACGATCAGGTGCGGCAGATCGGCGGTGGGCAGTGCGAGTTCCTCGTGCCACGGGATCTCGTGTTGTCCGATGTAGACGCCGAGGCTGCCCGCGACGGCGAATCTGCCGACACCCCAAGCGCGTGCCGCGTCCAGCGCGTTGAGCAGGCCGGTCGTGTCCGTGCGGAAGTACTCGACCGGGTCGTCGCCGGGGATGCTGCCGGCGAGGTGGACGATGCCGCTGATGTCGTGCCGATCAGCCAAAGCAAGGAAAGCGTCCCGGTCGGTCACGTCCACCTGTTCGACAGCGACCCGGCCGGCGAGGAACGACGGGACGTCAGTGCGGCGGTGCGCGGTGACCACCACCTCCTGGCCGAGATCGACCAGCGCGCGGGCGGTGTGCGCGCCGATCATGCCGAGCCCACCGGTGACCAGGATCATCGGACCACCTCGAAGTGCAGGTGGGTCACGCCGGGGGCCGGGGTGGCGCCCAGCAGCCGCAGTCGCACGTGTCCCGGCAACTGCTGGAAGTACGGACGGCCGCCGCCCACCAGGACGGGCACCTGGTGCAGGACGATCTCGTCGATGAGTCCCGCTTGGAGCGCCTCGGTGACCATGCCACCGCCTTGCAGGGCGACATCCTTGTCCCCGGCCAGTTCCTGGGCCGCCGCGATGGCGTCCTTGATCCCCGTGGTGACGAGCGTCTGGCGCGCGGACTGCTCGGCCCGCGGCGCGGGCCGGTGGCTGAGCACCACCAGCGGTGCTGTCGGATGCGGGCCGCCGCCACCGAATTCCTCGGAGTCGTCATAGGTTTTGCGTCCAGCCACGATCGCGCCCACCCGGGCGGCGAGGGCGTCGAAGACACGGGCGCTGGGCTCACTGAGCCTGAACCCGTCTAATGACTTGCTCGGCGTGTCGCCGTCGAAGTACCAGTCGAAAAGGAAACCGGCGTCGCCGAGCCCGCTCCCGGGTGCCGTGCCGCGGCCGGCGATGTAGCCGTCGACTGAGACAGCCAGAGCACTGAAAACCTTGTTCATGTCCTAGTCCCTTCTTGTGGTGCCACCGATTTCCATGACTCCGGTGCGGCCGTCGGCGAGTGTCACCTCGCGCACGGGCGGCCAGCCTTGCTCACGTGCGTAGCTCGCGACCATCGCGGCAAGCGCGGCTCCCGCGCCGTCTCCGCCGACCAGCAGCTGCCGCGGGTCGGCACCGAGGCTCGCGGCGTGCGCGGCCGACCACTCCAGCACTTCCCGCGCCGCCGGGAACTCCCGCAACCCGGCCGCGACCACGACGACTCCGCTTCGTTCCGCCAGGTCGCTCCCGGAGCTGTTGTCGGTGAACCACACCAGCAACGGCGGTGCGGTCACCTGTCCGGCTGGCCAGTGGACCCTTGTCACCCCGCCGCGCAGGTGCAGCCGGGCGACCCGATGACCCGCTCCTTCAGCCATGGCCAACCCTGTCACGGCGGTCGCGCGGAAGGGAAAGTCCGATCTTGCATCACCGTGTTGCGCAGATCGAATGACCACCGCACGGCTGTTGCTGGATACTCGGTCCATGTCCGAGCACCCCGCCGAGCTCCGGTCGGTGAACCTGCCGTCGGCCGCGGACGCGATCGAGCTCAAGCACCTGCGTGCGTTCGTCGCGGTGGCCGACGAGCTCAACTTCGGCAGGGCAGCGGCCCGGCTGTACGTGTCGCAGTCCGCGCTCAGCAGGCAGATCCAGGCGCTGGAACGGTTGATCGGCTGCCCGCTGCTGCTGCGGTCGACCCATCGCGTGGAGCTGACGCTCGCCGGTGAGGCACTGCTCGGCGCGGCGGGGCCGTTGCTGGCCGACCTCAACGACGCGATCACCCTCACCCGTGCGGCAGGCGGTGAGGTGAGCACGCGGCTCGCGCAACTGTGGAACGCGGTCCTGCACGACGGTCATGCCGGCGTGGCACAGTTGCGCGAGGCGTACGAGGCACTCAACGCGCAGTTCCCAGTCCCCGAAGCAACCAAGGTACGCCCGGTGCAAGCCGGGGGAGTGTCCGCTTTGACCGTCTCAGCCGGAACGGACACCCTGCCGGACTTCCTGCACCTGCACGGCGGCGGGCTGATCGCGGGTTCGGCCTTCGGCTACCGGCCGCTGGCCGGAGCGCTCGCGGCGGCGACCGGTGCGACTGTGCTGCTGCCGGACTACCGTCTCGCGCCGGAACACCCCTTCCCAGCCGGGCTCGACGACGCGGTGGCTGCCTACCGCTGGCTGCTCGACCAAGGCGCGGACCCCGGGAAGCTGACCGTGGGCGGCGACTCGGCAGGCGGCGGGCTCGCGGTGTCCCTGCTGCTCCGGCTGGAACAGCAGGGCCTGCCCCGCCCGGCCCGCGCGGTGCTGCTGTGCCCGTCGGTGAACGTCGTGGCCGCACCGCAGGACACTCCCGTCGCCCGCTGGCTTTCGCTCTACAGCGGTGCTCACCCGCGAACGGACCCGCTGCTGAGCATCCTGGAAGCCGACCTGTCAGGCCTGCCGCCGACGCTCGTCCAAACCGGCACAGGCGACGTGATCCTGCACGAAACGCGCCGCTTCGTCGACCGCGCCACCGAACACGGCGCGAACGTCCAACTGGACCTCTACCCGGTGAGCACGCACGTGTTCCACTTGTTCTGGTCGTTCCTGCCGGAAGCCGCGGACGCACTCGAACAGATCGGCCGGTTCCTCGGCTCGACGGACACCACCGCCGCGGCGGAAGCGGGCTGACACGTCTCGTCGCTAGGATTTCGCTGCATGAGGGGAATCTGGGGACTGGTCGCCGTCGTGCTCGCGCTGTGTGTGGGTTGTTCCACCGTCGACGGGACGGCCGTGCCGCCGTCCGCATCGAACCACCCGGCGTTGGTCAAACCGGTCGAGGTGCGGCGGGTGGTGGAGACGGCGCCCGACATCAAGCTGCGGGACAACGCCGGTGAGGAGTACACGCTGGGGCCGGTCGAGATGCGGCTCGAGCAGTTCACCAGGGCGTACATCCAGTTCAGCCCCGAAGGCGGCGGCTACATGATCAACCTGGAACTGCCCGGCGACCTCGCGGCCAAGTTCGGTGAGCTGACCACGGCCAACGTCGACAAGCGCCTGGCCATGATCGTGGACAACACTGTCGTGTTCGCGCCGACGGTCACCAGTCCGATCGTCGGCGGGAAGGTCCAGATCCAGCAGAACTACACCCAGCAGCAGGCCAAGGACCTGCTCGACGCGATCGGCGGCGAACGGTGACGCCGTGTGCCGGGGGCTGGTGAGCCCCCGGCACACGCCGCGGTCATCGAACCTGTCGTCGGCCGTACGCGCCCGCGGCCACCGCCACACCCGCCGCCGCGATCACGACCTGGATCAAGACCTCGATCCAGTCGATTCCGGACGTGTCGCCGACGCCCAGCGCGTTGGCGATGAAGGTGCCGATCAGGGCGGCGACGATACCGATCACGATCGTCAGCCAGATCGGGATGGACTGCTTGCCGGGGACGACCAGTCGTCCCAGTGCGCCGATGATGAGGCCCACGATGAGGGCGCTGATGATGCCGCCGACGGTCATGACTGCTCCTCGCTCCTGGAGGGCCCACTACCCGGGCCTCGCTGACCTGGGGGTACCCGCTGCGCGTCGCGGACATGTGCGGCGATGATCACGTGCGATGCTCTACACCCGATCGAGCGATGATTTCCCGACACGAGAGACGTCCAACTGTCATGGCGACTACCCACGTACTCGAGACCCCCGAGGTCGACCTCACCTACGACCTGCACGGCCCCGTGCCGGCCGCGGACGGGCGCCCGCTGCTGTTCATGATCGGCCAGCCGATGGAGGCCAACGGCTTCACCACGCTGGCGTCGTACTTCCCCGACCGCACTGTGGTCACCTACGACCCGCGAGGCCTCGGGCGCAGCAGCACACGCAGGGACGGCAAGACCGACCTCGTACCCGCGGTGCAGGCGCAGGACGTGCACGCGTTGATCGAGGCGCTCGGTGCCGGTCCCGTCGAGATGTTCGCCAGCAGCGGGGGAGCGGTCACCGCGCTCGCGCTCGTCACGGCGTACCCGGGTGACGTGACCACGCTCGTGGCCCACGAGCCGCCGATCATCTCGGTGCTGCCGGACGCCGCGGCCACCACGCGGGCCCGTGACATCTTCATGGCCGCGTACCAGGCCAAGGGCCAGGGCGCCGGAATGGCCAGCTTCCTCGCCATGACCATGTGGCAGGGCGAGTTCACCACCGAGTACTTCGACCAGCCCCCGGCGGATCCCGCCGCCTTCGGCATGCCCGTCGAGGACGACGGCAAGCGCGACGACCCGCTGCTGTCCGACCGGTCGCTGGCGGTCACGGAGTACGTCG
This window contains:
- a CDS encoding NAD-dependent epimerase/dehydratase family protein; its protein translation is MILVTGGLGMIGAHTARALVDLGQEVVVTAHRRTDVPSFLAGRVAVEQVDVTDRDAFLALADRHDISGIVHLAGSIPGDDPVEYFRTDTTGLLNALDAARAWGVGRFAVAGSLGVYIGQHEIPWHEELALPTADLPHLIVAFKKAVEPLTTHSLRGSGVQPVVLRIGTIWGPLVDPESPFFHIPPYISAALRGEQPRQLYAEDGGDCCYAPDAGHAIALLMTTSTLRHDTYNVSSGQPFTNREFAAAVRSVVPGAKLDLLPGRQHGPGGNSYLDITRLTKDTGFTPSYDIAAAVTDYVAWRADNPR
- a CDS encoding dihydrofolate reductase family protein, which encodes MNKVFSALAVSVDGYIAGRGTAPGSGLGDAGFLFDWYFDGDTPSKSLDGFRLSEPSARVFDALAARVGAIVAGRKTYDDSEEFGGGGPHPTAPLVVLSHRPAPRAEQSARQTLVTTGIKDAIAAAQELAGDKDVALQGGGMVTEALQAGLIDEIVLHQVPVLVGGGRPYFQQLPGHVRLRLLGATPAPGVTHLHFEVVR
- a CDS encoding alpha/beta hydrolase fold domain-containing protein; this translates as MAEGAGHRVARLHLRGGVTRVHWPAGQVTAPPLLVWFTDNSSGSDLAERSGVVVVAAGLREFPAAREVLEWSAAHAASLGADPRQLLVGGDGAGAALAAMVASYAREQGWPPVREVTLADGRTGVMEIGGTTRRD
- a CDS encoding alpha/beta hydrolase fold domain-containing protein; translated protein: MSEHPAELRSVNLPSAADAIELKHLRAFVAVADELNFGRAAARLYVSQSALSRQIQALERLIGCPLLLRSTHRVELTLAGEALLGAAGPLLADLNDAITLTRAAGGEVSTRLAQLWNAVLHDGHAGVAQLREAYEALNAQFPVPEATKVRPVQAGGVSALTVSAGTDTLPDFLHLHGGGLIAGSAFGYRPLAGALAAATGATVLLPDYRLAPEHPFPAGLDDAVAAYRWLLDQGADPGKLTVGGDSAGGGLAVSLLLRLEQQGLPRPARAVLLCPSVNVVAAPQDTPVARWLSLYSGAHPRTDPLLSILEADLSGLPPTLVQTGTGDVILHETRRFVDRATEHGANVQLDLYPVSTHVFHLFWSFLPEAADALEQIGRFLGSTDTTAAAEAG
- a CDS encoding SecDF P1 head subdomain-containing protein → MRGIWGLVAVVLALCVGCSTVDGTAVPPSASNHPALVKPVEVRRVVETAPDIKLRDNAGEEYTLGPVEMRLEQFTRAYIQFSPEGGGYMINLELPGDLAAKFGELTTANVDKRLAMIVDNTVVFAPTVTSPIVGGKVQIQQNYTQQQAKDLLDAIGGER
- a CDS encoding GlsB/YeaQ/YmgE family stress response membrane protein yields the protein MTVGGIISALIVGLIIGALGRLVVPGKQSIPIWLTIVIGIVAALIGTFIANALGVGDTSGIDWIEVLIQVVIAAAGVAVAAGAYGRRQVR
- a CDS encoding alpha/beta fold hydrolase, with product MATTHVLETPEVDLTYDLHGPVPAADGRPLLFMIGQPMEANGFTTLASYFPDRTVVTYDPRGLGRSSTRRDGKTDLVPAVQAQDVHALIEALGAGPVEMFASSGGAVTALALVTAYPGDVTTLVAHEPPIISVLPDAAATTRARDIFMAAYQAKGQGAGMASFLAMTMWQGEFTTEYFDQPPADPAAFGMPVEDDGKRDDPLLSDRSLAVTEYVVDAEALKATPTRVVIAVGEETGNTFTARTARSTAELLGQEAAVFPSHHGGFLGGEFGYAGQPEAFAARLREVLDGG